The window ATGAAATTTAAGGAGGATGCGGGTAATTGAGTAGAAGGTCAGAGGGCAGGTACCTTACATTGAATTTTACTGAAATTAAGGCAAAGGTAAAGGTAACCTGTTTGGAACAAGTTTAGACATTAGAGCAGGGGAGTagtcaagaaattttttttcctggttttgGGATGAATAATGAGGTTATACCACAGCTAAACCAttatagggaaaaaaatatatgtatatttagTAAATATTTTTCACCGACAAAAGAAAAGAGACCTTTGTAAGTTACTAAAGGTAATGGTGTTAATTATAGTTTCACCCACCAGAGAAACAAAGACGTGGAGGCTCACCAAGTTTTaataaaagtaaagaaaaatttaatttctttgaaattagttCTTGAAGGTAGGTGGACATAAgatataatttaaaattaagggAAAAACTGGGGTATGCCGTTAGTATACCGTAaactagcacccattgtgtctatctctctcttcccttttttgaaatgacccccatatcTTTCTTGTATGATACCTCATCATATAATCCCactggtgctatccgctagcatacatAATATTGGCAATATACTTATCCCTCTCCTTTTAATTAAATATCTATTATTTTGATGATGACTAGAACTTAATATAGATctagaaagtttttttttttttttttagtaaaaaagaTGAGTTTCTCATTATATTAATCTTAGGAAAATtagagaaatttattttttctctttatcattttttgttgaaaaCATCTTGCATAAAAAGGAAAACTGCAGTCTATGTTTTGAAGAGATTAATTTTCTTCATAGTCTCCATTTGTTTTGAACTAACAtagtagaaaaataaatttttatgataaaatttaatttttcacggtttgttttttgaatttataaaattttcataggaCAATATTTTTCAAGAGGACCACAcatttttcagattttgactTGGTAAAATTTTAAACACAATTCGACTACAAATTCTTGTAAAATATTAAATATCTTGAGGACTTCTTTTGTTGCCTTGGATGGGTCACATATGGTCTATATATTTGTGGGACCTATGTCTATGTGTAGTTCTCAAAcctatattttaaaaaaatttctatataaaataaatagtaAGAAAACATTGGCaaaaccttaatttttttttgttaaataattttttatcttcttacaaacaaaattagaaaaatatcaTTTATCTTACATGGAAAAAATGGAGTCTCAATGTAAAAggtcctaaaaaataaaatttattgtaAATGTTGGATTACATCTCGTGTATACCCCATATAATGCACTCTCCCAACTCTGAGTGGGAGTATACAATTTATattaagaaaatcataaaaataaattattcagATTTATCTTGTGGTTTTCATAaacatcatcttccatttttaCATGGATtactcaaaataaaatttctaattttctatAAGAACAGATAGATGTGCTTCATTGTAATTCATGGTATTTTTCTTACATATATGCAAAAAATTGCATGACTTTCCATGTCTAAATTTGCCTTGTAGCTCATGTTACTTTTTTTTGCCCTAACTTGAACATGTTGAACATGCACAATAAGTCTTTCAttgtctttattattatttgtggtCCTCTTCCCTAGGGTCCTACAAAATTTTTGCTCTTTGTACAAGGACAGTAGATATGCTTTAGCCTAAAGTGAAATAGAGGTGATACTATTCATATCAAACTGAAAACTCCATCTAGCTACCTCTGTTCCGACCAAAGTTTGGATGTTGATAGATGGAATCTGCTTCCTTGGAAAGGGGGTCGGAAACCATGTTActtgaaaaattatttaatataaaaaattaagaaaaatgaagtACATTCTTGGAGTGTGTactttattgttattatttaatCTCACAATTTCTCTCAACTCATTAAATACGCGATGCTCCTACCCTCTTCTTATTAAATATAGATGTCAATATAAGTGGGCAGTGTATAAATTATTCTCCTAAAATTGAAATTACTACCTTCTCTTAAATATAGGAGTACAAAAGAAAAGTATGTACTAATAAAGATAACAAAAAATGGTGGCTGATCTTTTGAGTAAGTCCATTTTTAGGGATGTGTTccttatttatattaaaaatttaggaatttgtaaaaaaaaaaaaaagttacatttATTGTGCATAATGGTTGGTACAACACCAGAATAACTTGGAATCGGACATTAGATCGGTTTTCTTCGATTCTGATTTGAATGTCGAAAATTGGTTAAGACTTTCTTAGAATGGCTACCTGGTTGGGTGActttcttgtatatatatatatatattttactgaACTGAGAATGGTTACCTGATTGCGTGGCTTGATGGGTACCAACCAAGAGACATGTAAATGCATCCAATCAGGGGGCAGGATGGTCCTTTAGCCACCCCTGTGCTGTGCCTGGATGTAGGGATCATGAAAGTGATTTAAAGTATTCACCTACTTTGCAAAGTAGCAAACACAAGTACAGATTTCCCAAGTAGCTACAGTACTGTAGGCTCCACTCCATAAACATGAGGAATAAATAGGAGTGGATTGAAGGTCTCATCTTTTAGTTTCTACGTGTGTGGGTTCTGAAGCAGCAGTAGATTTAGTAAGTGTGCAACTAGCTAGAGGAATAAATGCGACTAGTATCAAAGTAGGGcgaaaataaattaaaggggAGTGTTTCTTGTGGTGCGATTTTTATGTACGTGAGGACCAATGGGAGTATAGAGAAAGTATCCACAGATGTCATTCCCCATTTTATGAGGGGTTTGTATGTCTTTTCTCCCCATATGTCTGGGCTCATGGCGATACTCCCCCACATAAACCTTTTCCTCTCCCCATGTGACAAAGGGAGATTGGGGGAGGTAGAAAAAGGAGAACTATCCACTAAATAGTGGAATGTTAACCTAATGCTCCTTAACATTGAGAGcccagggttttaaaaattggatcaaaAGTGATGGAAGTAGccggtttgattttttcagtaTTGATCTTGATGAGGTCGATAATGCATTCAAAGAAACCATAATAAATGCAACCTTAGTCTTTCACCCCTGATCTCAATGTCTGGACCTGTCACCATATTTAATTCAATATTTTATGATCTTGAGCACCACATCCCCTAAGATCTCTACTCTAAAACCTGGTCAAAGAAAATGAACTATACAGTTATACTTTGAAAGAGTTTGAAATCACATATGtattaaaatttttgaaattaagGCTGCGTATGgcatgatctctctctctctctctctttctcacacacacacacacacacacatacacacactttcttttcttaattggtgttttttttttgatagaattttcttaatTGTTGTTTAGTTACTTAGAAAACTGCAACTTTATTGGCAATACtaatttgttttggttattgAACAACAGACTGTGAATGATGTTATAATGGGGATGATCTATTATGCAATCCAACTTTACATAGTAAGAAAGGGGCAAAATTCAAGTGGTGACACAAGTGTGACTGCACTATTTGTTCAAAACATGAGAAAGTTTAGGGGAGATGAAAGCGTTGAAGACATGGTAAAAGGCAAAATATGGGGAAACCAGTTTGGGTTATGTATAATGCCACTACCCTCAATTAGTGGTGATGATATAGCAAATGTGGATCCCCTCAACTTCATCATCAAAGCAAAGGAGCAGACTAGTAGAAACAAAAATTCTGCAGCTCTTTATTTCTCTTCAAAAATGCTGAACCTAATGAGTTCCAAGGTTTGTTTTGCAAGAACTGTTATTATGATATTATCTATGTTGGATACGTATGAGTCCCAGTCCGATTCCTTCCGCTGCGCGATTGGGTTTCAACCAACAATCTAATAGTCATCTTAGAAGAATAATCTAACTTTATGATCATTGATGTTGCAGGGGGCAACTCAATTCATCCATTCTACCCTGAAGAACACAAGTCTTGTGGTTTCTAATGTGCCTGGTCCAATGCAAAAGGTGGTACTTCTAGGCCATGCTCTCAATAGCATCTACTTTACTGTGGTTGGTACTCCTCAGGTATATATGTTGACATTCTATAAATTTGAATTATATGTTCTTCCTTTATGATTTACTTGTGCTCTTCTTAATTACTATTTTTGAATGACAGAGTCTATTTTTCACTGTAATGAGTTATAATGGAGAACTTAGACTGGTGGCAAGAACTGAGAAGGGATTTATTGATAGTGAATTGCTAGTTTCCTTTATAAAAGAAGCCTTTGAGAAGTTTGTTGCAGCAACTCTTGGAAAGGATGCAATGGTAGAAAATTCAAAGAATGGATTCTCTTCTTCAGATTCTTAAGAGAAATTATTTGAAGAAACTTATTGGCCAAATATATTATTGTAATATTTCTGCCTCGAATGTCTAGCAAAACTTGTAGctaatttgacatgtggcctcTTATCTGACTACTAAGATATGTGGGCTCCATCAACCCTTGTGATTGTCAGGTTCAAACTCAAATGAAACTTCTTTAATTTACTACTTTCTAATAAGTACCACATTtatttacagaaaaaaaaagtaccaaatttattctgtgaaaaccacatcaGGCATAGGGAAGTATATTGCTTCATGACCTGCCACTGGACAATTTGACATTACATGATGGTCCCAGCATGTGATAGAGGAGCCCATAAGCCCAAAATGAATTCAATGGTGGCTCAAAATTTTAGGGATTGAGTTCCATGCTCAGTTGCATGTTATACGTTAGtgtttccttttctccatttctctcctcttctctcttttaagTTTTCTGTCTAATTGGATGCTGTATGTTATTATatcctgtgtctatctctttccttaCATAATGGGGGTAGATATTTCATTtcataggaggggggaggggataGATAAACACATGGAGGCACTAGTAGGGCTGCAACACCTTGGTCGTGtcgaaatttttaaaaccctagcccaaccatGTATCCCTTGGCTTAGCCCAGGCCCATCCTGACCCTAACTTAAGGGCTGAAAGCGTCAAGTCAAGCCCAACCCTGTCGGGCTCCGCCCAGCCTAGGTCTGCCTTGATTGGGCCAGGTTGGCTTTGATTACCCTATTTTGCCATTTAGGGCCAGGTtgccctgattgaccctaaccTTGGCTAGCCCTAATAGTTTTAAGAATTATCCCAATTCATAGTTAGAACAATCCTTAACTCAAGTCTGGATGTTGGCAAACTGGCATGAGAAGGAGCATCGTTCCCTGCTGGAGATCCTTTACTAAAACCCCAGGAAAGCcaccttttcttcattttacttTTCTGTTCAAGGCTCGTTTGGAGCAGAATCCAACTATTAAATGAGTAAAAGATACATAGATCCATTTGCCTCATGTCAAACATGCTCAACACATGTTTATAGTTTAAACACATAATATTACAAGGCTGAGCTCTAAATAACCTTAAATTGGGAAGGCTGGACTTAGTCGGATGCCTCAACCCTAGCCCAATCTGGCCTTGGCCTTAGGCCTAAGAAATCCAACCCTAGCAGAACCCTCACCATTGAAAAATCCAACCCAAGCCTTGTTCAAGTGGGTGGGTCTACGCTCACTTGCAAATTTGCACCATATGCTCTAGGGTGCGCAACGCAGCCTGgcatttttctttctccccaTCAGCTCTCATATTTTGGTAACTGATCGGTTACTTATAATTCTTCGGTTAATTTGGTATTTGGGTAAAGTAttctcaattttctttatttgtaaaagattaaaaaaaaatttgtactgATGTACTAAAATTACTGCACTACCCCTTGGAAATTAAAGCTCCATAGCAGCTTCTCTGTACTTCCAAATTATGTATCTTTTTTCAGTTTTCTTGTTATATGAGTGGGTGGGACAGTCCTTGTAATAGGTGGCAATTTTCATTTTCAGTTATGAGGTTACCAACAACTCAAACGGCCCAATATTAGAAAACCTGATCATCTCTCCACTCCCATGCTAAACTGAGCTTCTCCACTCTAAGGAGGAAAACCCATGATCATTGTTGAATAGTACAACATCCCAACAAACCACATTACTTAAAAACAGATTCCTGTCTCCCCCTCAGtcctctcctttcttccttcatAAATATTCTCTTTTGAGAGCCAGCTGCTTCATTATCTCTTCCTTACCATCTCCTATAATGGAATTTGTGGGTTCAACCATGGATGATTTTGAAGCCATTGAAGAAGTGAGCAACCAGTTGCAGGCAAGAATTGGGCGGGGCCGGCGaaaatacgacaaaaatacggAGTTTAAATCGAAGAACCTTGAAGctgagaggaagaggaggaagaagctTGATGACAGGCTCATGTCTCTACGTGCAGTAGTCCCAATTATCACAAATGCAATCACCTTACCTTCATTATAAactcccttttctctctttctttcttttgcttcatCTAAATATGAAAACTTTTGTGAGATTTCAGATGAATAAAGGAACAATACTCAGTGATGCGATTAGTTACATTGAGGGGTTACAAGAAGAGGTGAAGGGTCTCAGTGAGAAGCTTCAAGAGATGGAAATAATGTCTGGTCAAGTGAACGTTGGAAGCATGGATGATACTGTACAAGTGACTGAGAAATGCAAAATAGAGGTACATTAATATCATCTTTCTCCCCTAAAGGCCAGATTTGGtgtgatttctatttcaatattggattgattttaacaaaaagattttttgatggagaaatTGAAATTATTGGTTACAttaatttgaaatattttaagaATTAGAATTCCATTTGGTAGTTCAATTTCTGAGAATATATTCTCTATATTTCTTTGCGAGAGGATGGATAGTGGCAGTGGCAAAAGTGGCGAGGGTGGGGAGATGTGATGGTGGTGAAAAcattaggagaagaagaagggtgatattttatttttaacatgcaTGAAATTGTTGTTTTGCCTATAAAATTAACCATATGCTCATTAAAGAGCAAGCGTgtaatcaatttcaatttcaaaattgcaACAACTCCTCAGCTATGTCAGAACTAGTATTCCATTTGATTCTATTTTACTGAAATAATATGcaaaaattaaactaattattGTTCTCCTTAGGAGGAAATGGATCAGATTGGGTTGGTTCAGGTTTCCAGTTCAAACCAGAGTTAAACCTAGTTTTATTAATACCCATTAAATATAAGTGTTAGGAAGAATTAAACCATGTTATTATTGGTCATTAGGCTGTATTTTGCCACTATTAATCTCACCACTGTGATTGTTAACAGGAAGATGTTCAGGTGACTGCTTTAGATGGGAATAAACTGTGGATAAAGATAATTTGTGGACAAAAGAAAGGGCTGTTCAATGAATTGATGGAGGCATTAGATTCTGTTGGATTTGAAGTCATTGACACCAACCTTACCACCTCCAAAGGGGCAATTCTGGTTTCATTTTCTGTTGAGGTAGGTGAGATATATAAGAGGAACCAAGAACAAAAAACTGTTAGTAAATGGTACTGCAATCTTGTAGGATGATTAGCTAGCATGCTGCATTAATGTACCGTCACAGTATGGTAACATATGTTGGGCCTGCTATTGGGTCCTTCATTAGTATAAGAGGGACCATATTGGCACAATATATGTATCATGCCTGCCCTGCGCTAGCTAACTGCTATATGGTAGTTCAAGTGGAGCTGAAATTCCATTCGTAGATTGACTGAAGGTTCTTAACTTCGTATTACAAGTTTCAGTTCAATCAGAGTTTGTTAATTGGTATAATaaggtattaaaaaaaatcaaggactACCATGGGATGCATGGGCATTGAGAAGATGGTATGCCCACAAATGACAGGATACATTGAAACTTGATCTGAAATTTTACATGTTATGCATATCATTTCCTTaatatccaatggtcagaattaCCGTATCACTTCTTTCATGCAACGAAAACATGGGTTATTCTAGAATATTTtcactattattattatcatcatcatcatcatcatcattattaagCAAGTTTATGTTGATTTTCCAGGGGACACATGTTGATGAGTATGTAACTGAGCAGATGAAGGAGTTTTTCATGGAGATGATTAGAGGATATTAAattcttgggttttttttttgtgtgtgtgtgtggtgtgAATCAATAATATATTCAACAAGGCCGAAGGAGTATAACACCCTCACAAAgcaaaaggaaggagaaagaaaaag is drawn from Macadamia integrifolia cultivar HAES 741 unplaced genomic scaffold, SCU_Mint_v3 scaffold_128A, whole genome shotgun sequence and contains these coding sequences:
- the LOC122070841 gene encoding transcription factor DYT1; the protein is MNKGTILSDAISYIEGLQEEVKGLSEKLQEMEIMSGQVNVGSMDDTVQVTEKCKIEEDVQVTALDGNKLWIKIICGQKKGLFNELMEALDSVGFEVIDTNLTTSKGAILVSFSVEGTHVDEYVTEQMKEFFMEMIRGY